A stretch of DNA from Hydra vulgaris chromosome 03, alternate assembly HydraT2T_AEP:
tctcaaatcgaaaaattaattattattacataatcaaaacaacaacaatatatatatatatatatatatatatatatatatatatatatatatatatatatatatatatatatatatatatatataaatatatatatatatatatatatatatatatatacatatatatatatatatatatatatatatatatatatatatatatatatatatatatatatatatatatatatatatatatatatatatattagggtggtatattaaggaaaaaatttttgtttcaaattgttttgaaattatttgcCCGAATGTACCTTTATATAAGACAtgaaaatatactaaatatcaGTTCAATCGGTTAATATTAACACGTGCCGCATCGACGCTGAAGTTGTGACGCTCGACTGTAAACATAAAAttacgcattttttttttaattttagtataaaaacatactaattaaaatgaaaacgtAAAGTAAAGATATAGTTTATCctaatactatattttttatttattgaaatgatACATCCACTTCAGATACATATTTTGGATTAAAGTAAGCCTCCTTTTGTGGCGACTGGGAACTCTCTCCGGTACTCCTGAACAAcctgaataaaataaaaataatattgaatgtGTTTTCTAAACCTAGCCTATAGAAtgtgttcaagaaaaaaataacaaaaaattaaatttgtttatacatacctgtattaaaaattgtttttgatgcTCATTTTTCGTCATTTTTTCATTGTAATCCTCAATCAACTTCACTCTTCTTTCTGCAATATCATTTGTACATTTTAAggttgaaattatattttttcctgtGCGATAATCCTCTCTGTTTTCCCAATTCAGCGGATTGTCCTGAAGAAACTCAACACAAATACCGAATCGTTTAAATAACTGAAGTGAATTGGCGGACAATAATTCAGTTGGTAgatctttttgaacaaaattttggACATCTCGGATTTGCAACGATAGTTTTTTCTCAATGACTTTTGTCTCTtcattttcttcttctttttcattcACAGTCTCTATGTTTTTACTTGCACATTCCATAATTTTTTGagccattttaattttttcaactctCTCAATTCTATCGTCAAATATTGCCTTGGCAGCACATTCTTCACTGAGATACcataaatggttttaaaattttgttattgcaATGGTTGCaatgttttcattaatatttttaaatttaatcaattttctcaaaaaatatatatcatttagGGGAGCTCATGTAGTATTCGTTGCTGAAAACCAGGCCTCTACATAACAGTACACAACGAAAACGCAAATTTCTGCATTCAGTTTTGAATTATCCTTTCTCATTTTCATTTGatcgcaaaataaaaaaagttttaaacaataaattgcTTTAGACATCCATCTCGCTAAATGATATGCACCGGGGGCCCTAAAACTCACATTTGTTTTATCTCCCAAAAAAATGAGCGTCAATTGCAAAAACTCTTTGAAGTCATCACGTGGTTGCTCTTCTGCAAGTTTCTGtttcacaaaataaataatttcggGCGCTACATCTTTCAGTGCATTATAAACGGTTTCATCGCTGGTATAatctaaaaatttcattttatcaatattctTCCAGTTTTCTTTCAGTGCTTTGAATTGAGCAATTTCAGGGCCGGATGCTACAATTTCTTTTGTCCTCGTGAATACACCAGCCAAAACGACCTCAAATATATGGTGTCGGCATGGAAGCCACAAAATATCTCGTCCTAACCTTTGTTGAAGCAGAACTGCAGCTCCTTTTATACGTCCAGTGTTTGATGCTGTAGTATCAAAACAAAAGGCTTGAATTTTTTCGGTTAAAGTCCATTCATCAGTGATATGGAACACAGCAGAGCAAACTTTCGATCCTCCGGATGATGCAATTCCAGGTACTCCTAATAATTGTTCAAAATCTAAACCAACCGCGATCACAGGAAGCCGATcaattttcacattttttctGATATCAGGCAATAATTTGGAATCCCAATGCACTTCCATAGAATTTACATCATTTCCTACcgattttattgatattttattttccgcAAAATCTCTCTATTTCTTTTGATAGACAATCTATTGAGAACAAACTCGGTGATATCTATATTAGGAGCTTCTAGGACGGCAGAAATAATATGCATTGTATCCCTGTCACTCACTTTACATTTGTCCGAAACAGCGGCCAGGCGAGGTGTCATTAACGTCTTTCGTCCTCTCTTGTTTGAAGATGGACCCTGTTCAAATTCCGATATTAAAAATGTGTCATCTTCACTGTTGTCTTGATTTATCACTTTTTTCTGTGAATCTTCGTTTTCTTTATCTTCCATTTCAAAATATGCAATCGAAAAACTAGAATTTTCCAACAaatcttcttttcttttcaaCTCTGCAGCTGTGCGTTCTTCTTTCCGCTTTTCCTTACATAATAATTTGATATCTACTCCCAACATACAACCTACTCTACCTTTCTCCCTttgcttaattaaaaattctCTATCTTCGGCGATTTTAATCTCATTTAACGCATTTAATGTGGCAATATCGAAAAGGTTGTCTAAATcttctttaaaatcattttctttttctctCTGCCGTTCAGTatctctattttatttttgtgcgTTCTTCTTTCCGCTTTTCCTTACATAATAATTTGATATCTACTCCCAACATACAACCTACTCTACCTTTCTCCCTttgcttaattaaaaattctCTATCTTCGGCGATTTTAATCTCATTTAACGCATTTAATGTGGCAATATCGAAAAGGTTGTCTAAATcttctttaaaatcattttctttttctctCTGCCGTTCAGTatctctattttatttttgtgcgTTCTTCTTTCCGCTTTTCCTTACATAATAATTTGATATCTACTCCCAACATACAACCTACTCTACCTTTCTCCCTttgcttaattaaaaattctCTATCTTCGGCGATTTTAATCTCATTTAACGCATTTAATGTGGCAATATCGAAAAGGTTGTCTAAATcttctttaaaatcattttctttttctctCTGCCGTTCAGTATctcatgttataaaaaagtacactCAAAACATCTCGTTTACATGGTAATTTACTACCGCAGATTTGATTTTTCATCACTCCAactagataaatatttttccgAAAGTGGACATTTTAGCACTTTTATCAATTACTTATATAGCACGTCTTTTCTTATGCACTTCATGTACGAAACTAAAACGAATGTAGCATTGAacaaataatatgtaaaaacaaaattgactTGTAGAGACTTGTAGTTGCGCTTGTAGCAAATTCAGAATGCACTTAGTGGTTAGTTGCGCATAGCATCGTCAAAGCATGTTAGACAGTCAGATGCATGAAACTTTAAGGCCAATGCGGCACGTGTTAATATTATCGGATTGAGctgaaattttgtatttttaatgttttggtGTAATTgaacaaaattacaaataattttgaaaaaatatgaacTTTCGAAAAtaaggaccaccctaatatatatatatatatatatatatatatatatatatatatatatatatatatatatatatatatatatatatatatatatatatatatatctgtgtgtgtgaaCTGTATGAAAAGGgctgtcaaattttttaaaattatactaaaaatcAAAGCTGCCCGCTAtcctctaatttttttaacattaggttactatattaaaataagattaaatataaaaaaaaaatgtttttattatcgAACTGCAATTCAAACTTCAGAGTATACTCTGAAGTTTGAATTGCAATTcgataataaaaagtttttttatgtaaatttaccGATATAACGTCAACTAagttttgaatgaattttaaaaactgaaatttttgaGTTCAAGTAATTCGTAACATATAGATTAATTCAACGAGTTTTTCATTCATTGTTttcgaaaagtttttattatccTGGGtgctgaaaataataaattagtcgAGACAGTAGACTATAAGCGGTTAAATCTCTCTTTGAATCTATAATAATACtgaaattatttacaaatctttgactaaattttgttttatttatgaaaagataaattttatattttacatacttTGAAGTTTTCGTCCTGTTTTATTCCACGTTTTTCACTTgatgatttaataataaaagttaatttgaattaaTAACTCTCCTCAAAGTTTTGTACGCTTATTACTTTGTTACGCTTAaggtattataaataaaaacatttaaaaatttagtttatgttAAAGACTTTTAAAGCATATTCTGTAGTTAGTTGACCATTTAAAAGTACGTGTTCGTTaacctgaaaaaaattatatttatgaattgttcaaacaatttggatttaagatttaatttctaataaaattttattgttaacgcAACTTTttatgcaagaaaaaaaaaaagataaaaatgtttttttttggtgccAAAAGTTTAACGAGATACTTTAGggaaatatttcataaaatgtatatgaattgaaaatattaaaacacgaATATCTTTGAAACTAAATAACCTACAGAAGTGGTTGaaaccattttgaaaataaaatatattaaggaatccaatgcattttaaataaaaaaaatttacattggcTATAAAAATTGCCTAAACTCCCTAGTTCAAGCTTGCTTCGAAAAGTACGCAAAATCTCTTCAAGCTTCGAAATTACGCTAAACCTCTTCAAGCTTTGAAAGTACGCAAAAAATTGATTGAAGTTTAAAATGCGTTTGATGTCATTTGGTcaataattctaaaatatttgtcGATTTTTTTGAATTCCAGTATCTAGAAAACCtataaatacttcttttttttagaaatttaccTTCTAGCATTGAATTTGAAGAGGGTTACTATTGGGCTCTACTTGActcaaaaagttgtttttaacaatGCGGATCGCATGTTTTTAGACGACGATAacgaatttttaattttttacagtgCTTCCCCAAGAAGTCTTAGCATAATCTATGTATCTGTGGATAAAAGAGTATTAAAATTGGCtagaacaatttttattaaggtaGCTTTGAACTTGATATAAAATTCCactgtttttgtaatttttatagatGCATAATCAATGTGTCCAGGAGACGTTTCCATCGAGATAAACGCCTAAGAAATTTGTAATGGaatcactttttattataacttcGTGAATACAAATGGAATAAAGTACATTTGGTTTtaccattatttaaaattaacttactaCATTCAACCCAATTATGTATATGTTTCAGCTCTTTATTCATAGTCGTAAAGAGTTCATAGATATTACTGCTTgagagaaatatatatattggaatCATCTGCATACGTCATGGTTATTAGGTTAGGAGTTTTATTCAGATCGTTCTTAAAAACGACAAAAATAAAGGAGTATAATTAACTACGAACTCTTCAAACATCTGCtaattttaatgcattaaaattGGGTATCTAttttttgcggttttttaaatgttgtttgttgatagtttcataatttttataacaggagcagattaaataaaacattaaaaaaaaattaaataaattaaatactttttttgatattattgaatttattttaaatatttaagtaaatattttaataaaaatatttacgtaaatattttaatacgtAATACTTAAAGCActaaatgttatcaaatttttttttcatatgatcgactaaccaaaaaaataataatagttttacaaAAGGGTTAGCTACACAGCTACTTTGTATATGGCttgttttatatcattttagtacttgttattttaaacatgtgcTTTTAATGCAGTATTTTTAATgtacatttatacatttttgtataaatgtacATTAAAAATACTCACTgcattaaaagtatatttaaaaaactattctgaTTTTAACtaaaggtttgtgtttcagtattaaaaatatttgattagttTTCGATGTCTAGTTAAAGcgttatttttaaagcttgcTTACAACATATATCTTCCAATCATTTTGATAAGCATAATTAGGAATCCTTGTATCATATAATTGTCAATTGTTGTTACTTTCACGTTTGTACCTAGCTAGCACACCATATTGTATTTTAACGAAACATACATAAATAGGCGCTTAacctttttgtttattaaataaatttttaaataaatatactttaacaGGTTCAAAATGACATTTGAATATTTGACGTTTCCCCAATGTTATCCgaagtgaaattttaaaaaaaggtaattgctttaaaacattttgaaaaaaaaaattattaaaaaaaacaacgtaaaaataagtatagagataaaagtttttatgcaataaaatctaaaaaatatttatacaaaatgataactatctaaaatttttataaaatttcgttTCTTTCGAGTATCAGGTTGACACACttgtgaataaatatatatatatatatatatatatatatatatatatatatatatatatatatatatatatatatatatatatatatatatatatatatatatatatattaaatgcataCTTAGGGTTGTAAGAATACTTAGGGTTGGAATAATACcgtaatatttttacaaagcctttgaaaaataatattaactgaCTATTTCAaatagtgtttatttttttagtataaaaatctgaatataataaaaattaaaaaataaattttaataaaatttgattttaatcctagtcatttttatacattataaaattatttattataataattcaTTACATAATTTATCATACTtacaatattttagaaaaatacttatcttaaaaatttaactttaaactacATCAACTACGGTTCGGAGATTAAGTTGGCTCTCTTTCCTAATTGGTTAAGAGCTACTATATACTTCGGCATTTCTTcgtttgtttgaaatttttttcgaaaaaccAAACATGCTATTCTTAAAGGAGCCGTACCAAAATGCGCAATAAATTGGCCAGAAATTCTACCAAAACCGAGTAAAGAGACGTCCTTTACGTTAGCATAGCAACTGCATAAAACGCCATCTACAATAATGTTTCCGCTCATAATTAAAGGAGCGTAAAAcccaactaaaaacaaaatttagaaaaattaattgactgaatcaagttaaaaagtattaaaaatttaaactattgttttataaaaagaataaaaaagctTTGTAAAAGTTTCGAAAAATCGCGATAATGGTTGATCCACCAATGACGATATTGGTTAATCCACCAATGACGATATTAGTTGGTCTAACAAGCACGATATTGATTGGTCCGTCAACCAAGATATTGATTGGTCCATTAATCGCTAAAATTTTATCCATCAATCGCGATATATTTGAACCCTGCATTCGTTTTTATTAAGTGTAGGTTGTATTATATCAACAAGATGTTGCGAAAATTTATGAGCTGGTGTGCCAATAGTATTGATAGCCCATTGAGATACAGCGATTACAATGCTCTAAATCGCAGGAGAAAGTCTTAAATCGCGACAtggttttatgttattttgttacgtttttttcATTACCCGATGACGCTGGCCACAATAGGTCAGCGAAATATCGTTAATATActattatatcaaaataaatagcTATACGCtgcctttttttattgaaatcaatttatatatatatatatatatatatatatatatatatatatatatatatatatatatatatatatatatatatatatatatatatatataaatatacgtatatataaacagaataaaacatttacctgattttgttattttaattgaatcaaCCTTGCATAGATTCATTTTCTCTGAACCGTCAATGCTTGTTGTCCAAATTTCGtcaccaatttttatttgatctgCATGTTTTACTTTATAACGATCAGTATAAACAAGATGTTTTGGTGAAAGAGTGACAAAACTTCCGTTTTTGCagcttattttaagaaaattcgCTTTTTTGGTATCATTTTTGTGTGCGAGCATGTACACAGTGGAGTATATAAATTTCTTACTTTTGGTTTCAAATGATAAAACTTTATCGCCAACATTTATTTCCTTGATTAACTTAGTTTCAGGATAACTtttcattacaattatttttccatttcCTGAGAAACAACTGTTGGTGTCAAGCTCTGCATCATTTGAAGCAGCATCACGGGTCTCAGGTGCTACagcaatattacttttatttcttttaatagaagactgtttactttttgaaattccAAGCATATGCTCTAAGGCAGTTTTACAagtttcacctttttttttgtttatgcgagAAACAAAATCTGCAATAGATTGAAGTTTCAATTtcgtttttaaaacagaaggtttaaaagttaaagaagCTTTCCAAGATTTAAATGCGCTTGAGGCATCAAttgtttgaatgttttttaaatttgaaatttgaggCTCACACACACCACCGCTCCAATTAAGTTCTATATCTGTTAAAGTtagattaaaatcaaaaatatcacCACAGTCTTGACTTTTTTGAAAGCCGTGTTTCAGTATCTTTAGGCCATATTTTAGTTGACCTTTAATCGCTTCTTCATCAATCTGGCTtgaatgagttttttttaattcaacactCCCTCCTAAATATGCTGACATCACAATGTAATACCcccatttctcaaaaaaatttctaaaaaattctgTAACATTAGAATCGCTAGCTGCATAAGAGGACGGAAAATCATTAGTTACAACAGCTTCCACAAAAGAATTGGATAATTTGAGTTTACTGGCATCAGGAATGCACAATTTGTGAGTTCTAATTTCATGAAGATATGACCACATTGATTTAATAGACAAaccatttaaattatttttcttgctTAAAAGAAACTCGGCTTCTACTTTATCACTTAATCCAATTGCATTCAGTCGTTGTGTTGTAAAAAATTCTGAATCTGGTTTCCAAAAATGTGAAGTCTTGCTTTGATCACAAGTGATCACAAAACCTTCGTTAATATTAAACTGTTGGTGATTTTCTTGTTGATTTTTTCCTGATTCTTCTAATTCAAAGATACTGGTCTcttttattttgtcataaaaGACATCATAACCTTTTCCAACAAATATTTCGCCCAAAATTTTTGCATCACCAGAATAGTATTGTGACTgtaaaagtaattatattttagttaagtaaaaaaaaattatttaaaataattaaatttaaataattaaattttaactaattcttatcgtttaattgttaaaaaaacagagTTTAATTCTTACAATAAAagcctaaaaaaatattaaaaaacaatttcataagtaaattcaaaaaactgATGCATAACAATCGAGACAATCAAGTtgaatttatatgttttttaaatttattttcaatatttttttttacaataattagttataaataattttaactaaaaaaacatttacacaaaaataaccattaaataatttgaaaaagtcaTAAGTGAccattaaataatttgaaaagtttacctttttttttgcacagaaaaaatattaaaaaacctttcgctatatttagttttctataatcctttttaaatttctttaaaaaagtgaaattatttataaaaatattttcattttttaattgaacaaCAATGACCACCAAACGACCATTTGGtgaataagaataaaaaaaagaataaaattgtttaataattgtTAGTTGCTCATCGACTTACTGAATGGTGTCATGAGCCTACTAAGGATATTTCACAAAAACTTTTGTCACAAACTATAAAATTTGCTTATTTGTCCAActaatgcaaaatatttatccaaaataaaaacaaaaaacacaaataaatcatgttttgccgcaaaaaaattaataaatttgggtagcttcttttacttttatctgttataattttttgtgttttaaaattaaaagcgGAGTATGAAAATAGTATGAGAATGTTGTGAGAATGTTAATAGAGTGGCGTGAAAGCATAAAGAAATGAGTGGTGTGAAAATATTAAGAAAGTATTGCTAAAATGTTATGAGGTGATGTGTAAAAGTTAAGAAAGAGGTGTGAAAGTGTTAAAAATAGCGTATGTGTTAAGAAAGAGTTGTGAAAGTGTTAAAAGAaatatgaaaatcataagaGAGAGGAATGAAGGTTATAGAGTGATTCAAAAGAAAAACCTAACCTCTACCATcctgaattaaaaaatacttgtatatattatataaaattaaatttccacTTACCATTGAATCGTCACTAATCTCATCATCATTACAAACCACATTGGTTTTAAGTGTATATTCATTTGaagatgctttaaaaaaacttgctaatGTTTTAAAACCAAGAGGATCAATATACTTTTGTCCCTCTGGTTTGTTGTCAGTACCTTTCATTAACATTTTTGCACACTCAAACACATTAAAAGGCTGAAGAGTACCATCTGATAGTACAGTCCATTCTCcttgcttttttaaatctttatatttattttcaatgtaaGCTACAGATACCTTTACTTCTAGCATATCAAAGCATAAAT
This window harbors:
- the LOC100206774 gene encoding uncharacterized protein LOC100206774 isoform X6, whose amino-acid sequence is MDFYKDRSLENSLFKCLTINCDFYGHPASKNYCSACFENLSKDKSGATCDENRDFTSNLHKQYSDPMPLTFERMQLEAKQLGFKYGYRGQLNPRQKLISYMYQSDNANRCPFKTTCMLFGKSGVGKSSFINHLIGHDLLKTNPLKSETRDIQEVVLSMKEPSLDVSNLQLTFVDTPGYFDKDGDKQDKRNYKALKEYREKNFKDYYPNLIFIVIQGSDTRILDGSLENFLKKLKKLDIVCPSYPNVICLFTHASSFLNDLKEIIEEKIKTVIDLCFDMLEVKVSVAYIENKYKDLKKQGEWTVLSDGTLQPFNVFECAKMLMKGTDNKPEGQKYIDPLGFKTLASFFKASSNEYTLKTNVVCNDDEISDDSMSQYYSGDAKILGEIFVGKGYDVFYDKIKETSIFELEESGKNQQENHQQFNINEGFVITCDQSKTSHFWKPDSEFFTTQRLNAIGLSDKVEAEFLLSKKNNLNGLSIKSMWSYLHEIRTHKLCIPDASKLKLSNSFVEAVVTNDFPSSYAASDSNVTEFFRNFFEKWGYYIVMSAYLGGSVELKKTHSSQIDEEAIKGQLKYGLKILKHGFQKSQDCGDIFDFNLTLTDIELNWSGGVCEPQISNLKNIQTIDASSAFKSWKASLTFKPSVLKTKLKLQSIADFVSRINKKKGETCKTALEHMLGISKSKQSSIKRNKSNIAVAPETRDAASNDAELDTNSCFSGNGKIIVMKSYPETKLIKEINVGDKVLSFETKSKKFIYSTVYMLAHKNDTKKANFLKISCKNGSFVTLSPKHLVYTDRYKVKHADQIKIGDEIWTTSIDGSEKMNLCKVDSIKITKSVGFYAPLIMSGNIIVDGVLCSCYANVKDVSLLGFGRISGQFIAHFGTAPLRIACLVFRKKFQTNEEMPKYIVALNQLGKRANLISEP
- the LOC100206774 gene encoding uncharacterized protein LOC100206774 isoform X7 — its product is MDFYKDRSLENSLFKCLTINCDFYGHPASKNYCSACFENLSKDKSGATCDENRDFTSNLHKQYSDPMPLTFERMQLEAKQLGFKYGYRGQLNPRQKLISYMYQSDNANRCPFKTTCMLFGKSGVGKSSFINHLIGHDLLKTNPLKSETRDIQEVVLSMKEPSLDVSNLQLTFVDTPGYFDKDGDKQDKRNYKALKEYREKNFKDYYPNLIFIVIQGSDTRILDGSLENFLKKLKKLDIVCPSYPNVICLFTHASSFLNDLKEIIEEKIKTVIDLCFDMLEVKVSVAYIENKYKDLKKQGEWTVLSDGTLQPFNVFECAKMLMKGTDNKPEGQKYIDPLGFKTLASFFKASSNEYTLKTNVVCNDDEISDDSMSQYYSGDAKILGEIFVGKGYDVFYDKIKETSIFELEESGKNQQENHQQFNINEGFVITCDQSKTSHFWKPDSEFFTTQRLNAIGLSDKVEAEFLLSKKNNLNGLSIKSMWSYLHEIRTHKLCIPDASKLKLSNSFVEAVVTNDFPSSYAASDSNVTEFFRNFFEKWGYYIVMSAYLGGSVELKKTHSSQIDEEAIKGQLKYGLKILKHGFQKSQDCGDIFDFNLTLTDIELNWSGGVCEPQISNLKNIQTIDASSAFKSWKASLTFKPSVLKTKLKLQSIADFVSRINKKKGETCKTALEHMLGISKSKQSSIKRNKSNIAVAPETRDAASNDAELDTNSCFSGNGKIIVMKSYPETKLIKEINVGDKVLSFETKSKKFIYSTVYMLAHKNDTKKANFLKISCKNGSFVTLSPKHLVYTDRYKVKHADQIKIGDEIWTTSIDGSEKMNLCKVDSIKITKSEHCNRCISMGYQYYWHTSS